Proteins encoded by one window of Arachis ipaensis cultivar K30076 chromosome B04, Araip1.1, whole genome shotgun sequence:
- the LOC107637316 gene encoding leucine-rich repeat receptor protein kinase EMS1-like: MIQQLNFKYCLLGTMMMNGVVYVVLVVQLLAWTSSVAVVASGKCIESERQALLFLKRGFNVTDDDDWLSSWGDGEQQKECCNWEGVKCSNVTGHVLMLDLHADYYTRGSISPSLGELHHLKYLDLSGHHFTHTPSIPHFIASLTFLTHLNLSSCSFTGKIPPQLGNLLFLEYLDLGGNAFDYSQRIPSQFSNLSHLVYLDLSFNYLVGEFPLQLTNMSSLTYLDLSHNNFNGTLPPQLGNLLSLEHLDLSGNAFTGTIPSQFKNISRLQYLDLSLLDKTVPINSDLQWLSQLSTMRYLSLPWVNLSSASNWQQQVSSLSHLQYLDLNGCNLVDSVPTSSLASPANFSTSLSYVDISYNSLRDASFIFPWLMNSTGSLVTLRMNDNGLTGTIPETFGDLSSLEELNLANNELKGQIPLSLFHSCNLVELHLSKNKLTGEFHEYIREFSRCAHKPLKLLDMGWNEITGMVSDLSQLQSLEELRLGNNRLNGSIHEGIGELSNLTELSLGNNLLKGLISETHFSRLYYLESLDLSHNALVFNVSDDWVPLFNLSNIYLACCKLGPNFPTWLHTQTMIENLDISCAGISSTVPNWFWEPLSQMLNLNISYNRFRGKIESPILPAIVSDQPRSIDLSFNLFEGPIPAFLSTTSQTFLSNNSFSIANPLLCANSTKNMRFMDLSNNDLRGELSDCWRGFESLVVLDLSNNQFYGNMPKSLGSLRNIQSIHLGGNNFSGEIPSSLHNCTQLQIFDAARNKLSGRIPSWIGDNIPKLLVLSLHSNNFHGNIPLNMCNLYELRVLDLSLNILSGSIPKCISNLSAMATQEKSNATITHDYHYEYRNEFSRDDAISEVSGVYNDSASLTWKGKMSKYGSTLGLLRSIDFSSNRLTGEIPTEMMTLIGLVSLNISRNFFSGHIPPTIGQLKSIDFLDLSRNHLSGTIPSQLVQIDDLSVLDLSYNDLSGEIPLGTQLQTRDASAYAGNPKLCGAPLNNTCPIHGHQISEHDADGDDDEQFVSEGFYIAMAAGFVMAFWGVCFSLILKKSWRYAYFKLLSDVYDNLYVFTAIKVAKFKRIRSQI; this comes from the coding sequence ATGATACAACAACTTAACTTCAAATATTGTCTGCTTGGAACGATGATGATGAACGGTGTAGTTTATGTGGTGTTGGTGGTGCAGCTACTTGCATGGACCAGCAGTGTAGCGGTGGTGGCAAGTGGGAAGTGCATTGAGAGTGAAAGGCAAGCTCTGCTTTTTCTGAAACGTGGCTTCAATGTCACGGATGATGATGATTGGCTGTCTTCATGGGGAGATGGGGAGCAGCAGAAGGAGTGTTGCAACTGGGAAGGCGTCAAGTGCAGCAATGTAACTGGCCATGTTCTCATGCTTGATCTTCATGCTGATTATTACACTCGTGGATCCATAAGCCCATCACTGGGTGAGTTACATCATTTGAAGTATTTGGACCTTAGTGGTCATCACTTTACTCACACTCCATCCATCCCTCATTTCATTGCCTCTTTAACCTTTTTAAcacacctcaatctctcttcttgTTCCTTCACTGGAAAGATACCCCCTCAATTGGGAAATCTGCTCTTCCTCGAGTATCTTGATCTTGGAGGGAATGCATTTGATTATTCGCAACGAATCCCTTCTCAATTCTCAAATCTCTCCCATTTAGTGTACCTTGATCTTAGTTTCAATTATCTGGTTGGAGAATTCCCTCTTCAACTCACAAATATGTCATCCTTGACATATTTGGATCTTAGTCATAATAACTTCAATGGAACACTGCCTCCTCAGCTTGGAAACCTCTTATCCTTGGAACATCTTGATCTCAGTGGAAATGCATTCACCGGAACTATTCCTAGtcaattcaaaaatatttccCGTTTGCAGTATCTTGACCTCTCTTTGTTGGACAAAACCGTGCCAATAAATTCTGATTTACAATGGCTGTCTCAACTTTCAACCATGAGGTATCTTTCGCTTCCTTGGGTGAATCTCAGTAGTGCCAGCAATTGGCAACAACAAGTGAGTAGCCTTTCTCATCTTCAATATTTAGACTTGAATGGTTGCAATCTTGTCGATTCTGTGCCCACTTCATCACTTGCATCCCCTGCCAATTTCTCCACTTCTCTCTCATATGTGGATATCTCTTACAACTCTCTAAGGGATGCATCCTTCATATTCCCATGGTTAATGAATTCCACTGGTAGCCTTGTCACTCTCAGAATGAATGATAATGGTTTAACAGGAACCATTCCAGAAACATTCGGGGACTTGAGCTCCCTTGAGGAGTTAAATCTTGCAAATAATGAGCTCAAAGGCCAAATACCTCTATCCTTGTTTCATAGTTGCAATTTGGTAGAACTACACCTATCCAAGAACAAGTTGACAGGGGAGTTTCATGAATATATTCGAGAGTTTTCTCGTTGTGCTCATAAACCCTTAAAATTGTTGGATATGGGATGGAATGAAATTACGGGGATGGTGTCTGACCTCTCTCAGCTTCAATCTTTGGAAGAGTTACGACTTGGTAACAACAGATTAAATGGAAGCATACATGAAGGTATTGGAGAACTATCCAACTTAACTGAGTTAAGCCTTGGAAATAACTTGTTGAAAGGTTTGATATCTGAAACTCATTTCTCAAGACTTTACTATCTTGAGTCTTTGGATTTGTCTCATAATGCATTAGTTTTTAATGTTAGCGACGACTGGGTTCCCCTTTTTAATTTAAGTAACATTTATTTGGCCTGTTGCAAGCTGGGGCCTAACTTTCCAACATGGCTTCATACCCAAACCAtgattgaaaatttggatatttccTGTGCTGGAATTTCTAGCACTGTTCCTAATTGGTTTTGGGAACCCCTTTCTCAGATGTTGAATTTGAATATTTCTTACAACCGTTTTCGAGGAAAAATTGAAAGCCCAATTCTACCAGCTATTGTTTCTGACCAACCTCGTTCAATTGATTTGAGCTTCAATTTATTTGAAGGCCCAATTCCAGCATTTCTTTCAACTACTTCACAAACTTTTTTGTCTAATAACAGTTTTTCAATTGCAAATCCTCTTTTATGTGCAAACTCGACCAAAAACATGAGATTTATGGATTTGTCAAACAACGACCTTAGAGGAGAACTTTCGGATTGTTGGAGGGGTTTTGAGTCATTGGTAGTCCTAGATTTATCCAATAATCAGTTTTATGGAAACATGCCAAAGTCTCTGGGGTCATTAAGAAATATCCAGTCAATACATTTAGGAGGGAATAATTTTTCAGGAGAGATACCATCATCCTTGCATAATTGCACACAACTACAAATTTTTGATGCTGCACGTAATAAGTTGTCAGGAAGAATACCAAGCTGGATTGGGGATAATATTCCAAAGCTACTTGTACTTAGCTTACATTCCAATAATTTTCATGGTAACATTCCATTAAACATGTGCAATCTCTATGAACTTCGTGTCTTGGACCTCTCTTTAAATATTCTGTCTGGCAGTATACCTAAATGCATAAGTAATCTGTCTGCTATGGCCACTCAAGAAAAATCAAATGCAACCATTACCCATGACTATCATTATGAATATCGCAATGAGTTTAGCCGTGATGACGCTATAAGTGAAGTTTCCGGAGTTTATAATGATAGCGCGTCACTGACATGGAAAGGGAAAATGTCAAAATATGGAAGCACCCTGGGATTGTTGAGAAGTATTGATTTCTCCAGCAACAGGTTAACAGGGGAAATACCAACTGAGATGATGACTCTTATTGGCTTGGTTTCTTTAAAtatttcaagaaacttttttagTGGACACATTCCTCCAACTATTGGACAACTGAAGTCAATAGATTTTCTTGATCTATCCAGAAATCATTTGTCAGGAACAATTCCTTCACAGCTTGTTCAGATTGACGATCTCAGTGTTCTTGACTTGTCATACAATGATTTATCCGGAGAAATCCCACTTGGCACGCAACTTCAAACTAGGGATGCATCTGCTTATGCAGGAAATCCAAAACTTTGTGGTGCTCCCCTCAACAATACTTGTCCCATTCATGGTCACCAGATCAGTGAACATGAtgctgatggtgatgatgatgaacaaTTTGTAAGCGAGGGGTTCTACATTGCTATGGCTGCTGGATTTGTTATGGCATTTTGGGGAGTGTGCTTCTCATTGATTTTGAAGAAATCTTGGAGATATGCTTATTTCAAGTTGTTGAGTGATGTCTATGACAACCTCTATGTGTTTACAGCGATCAAGGTGGCCAAATTCAAAAGGATCAGATCTCAAATATGA